One stretch of Trichocoleus desertorum ATA4-8-CV12 DNA includes these proteins:
- the deoC gene encoding deoxyribose-phosphate aldolase codes for MAASDIDIDLAPFIDHTLLSPIASPEKVEQWCDEAIRFKFAAVCVSPIFVRQATHLLHNQRPKVCTVIGFPTGATTSAVKLYEAQEAAENGATELDVVLNLNWLKTGKTNELFQEIAAIREATDQTIKVILETTLLTPAEKQLAAEICMDAGAAFLKTSTGWHGGATVDDVRLLKEITRDRVGIKASGGIRTADQALDLIVAGATRLGTSHSVDLLRQRDTLERVRGTGQEADG; via the coding sequence ATGGCTGCATCTGATATAGATATTGACCTTGCGCCGTTTATTGACCACACCCTTCTCAGCCCCATCGCCAGCCCAGAGAAGGTTGAGCAGTGGTGCGATGAGGCCATACGCTTTAAGTTTGCGGCGGTTTGCGTCTCTCCCATTTTCGTGCGTCAAGCGACCCATCTTCTCCACAACCAGCGACCCAAAGTTTGCACCGTCATTGGCTTTCCCACAGGCGCTACCACCTCTGCTGTCAAGCTCTACGAAGCTCAAGAGGCCGCAGAAAATGGAGCCACTGAATTGGATGTGGTGCTGAATCTAAACTGGCTCAAAACTGGAAAAACCAATGAGCTGTTTCAGGAAATTGCCGCCATCCGAGAAGCGACTGATCAAACAATCAAGGTCATCTTAGAAACCACCCTCCTCACCCCTGCCGAAAAGCAGTTAGCGGCGGAGATTTGCATGGACGCTGGAGCGGCATTTCTCAAAACGAGCACCGGATGGCATGGGGGAGCAACGGTTGACGATGTCCGCCTATTAAAAGAAATAACGCGGGACCGAGTAGGGATCAAGGCATCGGGGGGCATTCGTACTGCTGATCAAGCCCTAGATTTAATTGTGGCAGGGGCAACTCGCTTGGGTACGTCCCACAGCGTCGATCTCCTACGTCAACGCGATACCCTAGAAAGGGTGAGAGGTACGGGGCAAGAAGCTGATGGGTAG
- a CDS encoding Rieske 2Fe-2S domain-containing protein: MTGRASQNSQTWTELGNRRHFLKYLAGSAIASVTLGYLRPPLAQGHEGHQHDLTTAMTPACSSTSPSQVALDRKGQPLQVKSLLSSAKPGSRIPVKGLPKQATAYLVINEQAQIAAYAIKPVCPHRGCVVDWQPQQNRFFCPCHDSEFDAKGRVLKGPAKAALPLVTVAITGNQVRLADCQPASSR; encoded by the coding sequence ATGACAGGCCGTGCATCCCAAAACTCGCAAACTTGGACTGAGTTAGGCAATCGACGGCATTTTCTGAAGTACTTGGCTGGCAGTGCGATCGCCTCAGTCACTTTGGGTTACTTGCGTCCTCCCTTGGCGCAGGGGCATGAAGGGCATCAGCATGATCTAACCACTGCTATGACTCCAGCTTGTTCCAGTACCTCGCCTAGTCAAGTCGCATTGGATCGCAAAGGGCAACCCCTTCAAGTGAAATCGCTACTAAGTAGTGCCAAGCCAGGTAGCCGCATTCCGGTCAAAGGATTGCCTAAGCAAGCCACAGCCTATCTAGTGATCAATGAGCAAGCTCAAATCGCAGCCTATGCGATTAAGCCTGTTTGTCCTCACCGAGGTTGTGTAGTCGATTGGCAACCTCAACAAAATCGTTTTTTCTGCCCTTGCCATGATTCCGAGTTTGACGCGAAGGGGCGCGTACTTAAAGGGCCTGCAAAGGCGGCTCTACCTCTTGTCACCGTGGCTATTACTGGCAACCAAGTACGCCTTGCAGATTGCCAACCTGCAAGTTCACGTTAG
- a CDS encoding metal ABC transporter substrate-binding protein, whose amino-acid sequence MSILAIASTSSPASGLDKQGYRYRQAIAGFLLSFLLGGCALESPSTPNRSTANSTAKPSVVSTSTILTDLTAQIAEDEIQLTGILEPGADPHVYEPVPADSRELEKADLILYNGYNLEPSLIKLMNAAGGGARKVAVGEVVKPLQLQKGERETVPDPHVWGSVKNVIQMVAAIRDALIELSPDDRDRFTQNATQLTTQLQELDAWIAQQIQTIPPEKRRLVTTHDAFQYYARTYDLDIIGTLIGISTEEQPSAQTVQRLVEAVKSAQVPAIFAETTINSALIKTVAQEAGVQLAPRSLYSDSIGAPGSDGDSYINMMVINTRTIVEALGGKVTPFQPSRPSQSTPQK is encoded by the coding sequence ATGTCAATTCTTGCTATAGCCTCCACTTCATCCCCCGCCTCAGGTCTTGATAAACAGGGTTATCGATATCGACAGGCGATCGCTGGCTTCTTGCTTAGTTTTCTTTTAGGTGGCTGTGCTCTAGAGTCCCCGTCTACCCCGAATCGCTCTACTGCCAATAGCACGGCTAAGCCTAGCGTGGTTTCTACCAGCACTATCCTCACAGACTTAACCGCTCAAATTGCTGAAGACGAAATCCAGCTAACTGGCATTCTCGAGCCTGGAGCCGATCCTCACGTTTATGAACCTGTGCCAGCCGACAGCCGAGAATTAGAAAAAGCCGACCTGATTCTCTACAACGGCTACAACCTGGAGCCTAGCCTGATTAAGCTGATGAATGCTGCTGGGGGAGGTGCGCGGAAAGTGGCAGTGGGCGAAGTTGTGAAACCGCTACAGCTCCAAAAAGGAGAACGAGAAACAGTCCCCGATCCGCATGTTTGGGGCAGTGTCAAAAATGTGATTCAAATGGTCGCAGCGATTCGAGATGCCTTAATTGAACTCTCCCCCGACGATCGCGATCGCTTTACCCAAAATGCCACTCAACTTACCACCCAGCTCCAAGAATTAGATGCCTGGATTGCTCAACAAATCCAAACCATTCCACCAGAGAAACGGCGCTTAGTCACCACTCACGATGCCTTCCAGTACTATGCCCGCACTTACGACCTCGACATTATTGGTACCCTAATCGGCATCAGCACCGAAGAACAGCCCAGCGCTCAGACTGTGCAGCGGCTAGTCGAGGCGGTGAAGTCCGCTCAAGTGCCTGCTATTTTTGCCGAAACCACAATTAATTCAGCTCTGATCAAAACCGTGGCTCAAGAAGCAGGCGTCCAGCTTGCCCCGCGATCGCTCTACTCAGACTCGATTGGTGCTCCTGGAAGTGACGGTGACTCCTACATCAACATGATGGTGATCAATACCCGCACTATTGTCGAAGCGTTAGGTGGCAAGGTAACACCGTTTCAGCCAAGTCGCCCATCTCAAAGCACCCCGCAAAAGTAG
- a CDS encoding metal ABC transporter ATP-binding protein: MNGNDTISVRQLAVQYRAVQALRNINFMIKPGRLVGIIGPNGAGKSTLLQAMLGLLPSNHGTVLLGNQPLADQLARVAYVPQRSQIDGTYPATVWDVVMMGRVRKTGWFRRFSATSRHLAAAALERVGMSAYRHRPIGQLSGGQQQRVFLARSLAQEADIYCFDEPFVGIDQKTQDVIFQIFHELAHAGKMVVVINHDLGESITHFDDLILLNTELIASGPREQVLSSENLYRAYGGKVVFHAGAAA, translated from the coding sequence ATGAATGGCAATGACACAATTTCGGTGCGTCAGTTGGCGGTGCAGTACCGAGCGGTGCAGGCACTCAGAAATATCAACTTCATGATTAAGCCTGGGCGGTTAGTCGGGATTATTGGTCCGAACGGCGCAGGTAAAAGCACGCTGCTGCAAGCGATGTTGGGCTTGCTTCCTAGCAACCACGGTACGGTTTTATTAGGCAATCAGCCGCTAGCCGATCAATTGGCACGAGTCGCTTATGTGCCCCAGCGATCGCAGATTGACGGGACTTACCCTGCCACTGTCTGGGATGTGGTGATGATGGGCCGTGTGCGTAAAACAGGCTGGTTCCGCCGCTTTTCGGCCACGAGTCGTCATTTAGCAGCAGCAGCTCTAGAGCGGGTGGGGATGAGCGCTTATCGGCATCGTCCGATTGGTCAGCTTTCCGGGGGGCAGCAACAGCGAGTCTTTTTGGCGCGATCGCTAGCCCAGGAAGCAGACATTTATTGCTTCGATGAGCCCTTCGTGGGTATTGACCAAAAAACGCAGGATGTAATTTTCCAGATTTTTCATGAGCTAGCCCATGCAGGCAAAATGGTGGTGGTGATTAATCACGACTTGGGCGAATCGATTACCCATTTCGATGACTTGATTTTGCTCAACACAGAATTAATTGCCAGTGGTCCTCGCGAACAAGTGCTCAGCAGCGAAAACCTTTACCGAGCTTATGGTGGCAAAGTTGTATTCCATGCTGGAGCAGCCGCCTAA
- a CDS encoding metal ABC transporter permease, whose translation MLQALLEPLQYEFMQRSLVIAILVGLICAVVGSYLMVQRLALLGDAISHSVLPGLAIAFIVGANIFVGAFIAGVSSTMAIAWIRARSPIKEDAAMGIVFSAFFALGVTLITLIQKDNKIDLNHFLFGNILGVTRQEVLDTALISAFVLLVVVLLYKELLFYTFDPLGAQAAGLPVNLLNFGLMVLIALTIVASMKTVGVILVLALLITPGATAYLLVQRLHHVMLLGAGIGITASVSGMYLSYFYNVPSGPAIVLVVSGLFLLALLFSPTQGVFTYPAAKQGEPLLWRELKGLLRG comes from the coding sequence ATGTTGCAAGCACTGCTAGAGCCTTTGCAGTACGAGTTTATGCAGCGATCGCTGGTGATTGCGATTTTGGTCGGGCTGATCTGCGCGGTCGTGGGCAGCTACTTGATGGTGCAACGCTTGGCCCTGCTAGGAGACGCGATTAGTCATTCGGTGCTGCCTGGTTTGGCGATCGCGTTTATAGTGGGAGCCAATATTTTTGTCGGAGCGTTTATTGCGGGTGTCTCAAGTACGATGGCGATCGCTTGGATTCGAGCGCGATCGCCGATTAAAGAAGATGCAGCGATGGGGATTGTGTTCTCGGCCTTTTTTGCCCTCGGAGTCACGCTGATTACGCTGATTCAGAAAGATAACAAGATTGACCTGAATCACTTTCTGTTTGGCAATATTTTGGGCGTAACCCGACAGGAAGTATTAGACACAGCTTTGATCTCAGCTTTTGTTTTACTAGTCGTCGTCCTACTTTACAAAGAATTACTGTTTTACACTTTCGACCCCTTAGGAGCGCAAGCCGCAGGCTTACCTGTCAATCTCCTCAACTTTGGGCTGATGGTGCTAATTGCCCTGACGATTGTCGCCAGCATGAAAACAGTGGGTGTCATTCTAGTCTTGGCGCTCTTGATTACGCCGGGAGCTACAGCTTATCTGCTAGTGCAGCGGCTACACCACGTCATGTTATTGGGGGCGGGCATTGGCATTACGGCCAGTGTCAGTGGCATGTATCTCAGCTATTTCTACAATGTGCCTTCTGGGCCTGCGATTGTTTTGGTGGTGTCGGGGCTGTTTTTGTTGGCTCTACTGTTTAGTCCCACGCAAGGGGTGTTCACGTATCCCGCTGCCAAACAAGGAGAACCGCTGTTATGGCGGGAGTTGAAGGGCTTATTGCGCGGATAG